The DNA region cgagGGCGAAtgcagagaagggagaaagagacggGGAAGCGCATCTGTGCTTTcgcccgcccctcctccccttcaccgtctcgccgccgccgctgcctccgccgccgccgaaccCGGCACACACTCCGACAAAGGACAAGACATCACCTTCAAGGACGGAGAATCGAAATAAAAAACAATGAATCTCTATGAAACcccacggcgtcggcggggagaggggagtcGAGGGTACCCCCACACCCCggacacacgcgcgacgCGTGGACAAACCCGCTAACTGAGCCGCTTAACGCGACGCGCTCGACACGGCCTTCGTGCCCTCAGCCATGGCGTGCTTCGCGAgctccgccggcagcacaatgcgcaccgccgtctgcACCTCGCGCGCACCCAACGTGCGCTTCTTGTTCGCGCGAACAATCGACGCGGCCTCGGTGCAGATGCGCTCCATCACGTCGTTCACGTACGAGTTCACGATCTTCATCGTGCGGTGCGACATCGACATCTGGGCGTTGATCGCCTTCAGCGAGCGGCCCACGTACACGTTCCACGAGCGCTTCGGCTTGCGGTGCGACTTGTGCGGGTTGGAAGCCTTGCGGGAAGCAGAGTGAGAAGAGGCCATGGTGATGTGGGTTGGTTGGAAAGGAAGGACAGCGTGAAAGTGCGAAGGCTTTGGCTGGCTTGGTGAGAGCTGCGAGACTGAAGCAAGTCTGCgaagcgaaggagagagggagaggagcgtAAGGGGATAGGAGAGTTTGATGGAGTCACGCGCATGGAGGCCACTGGGGAGAGGgcacgacgctgcagcaccgctgacgTACACCCATTCGATTGTATCTGTGAGCGCCATAGACATGCTTGCATCGTAACACCGCCTGCGGTGTTCCGCGGAGCTGCATCGGGGTGCACCTCCGTGAGAGTTGACGacgagggaaggagggggtggccaGCGATCCCCGTCACGCCGATTT from Leishmania major strain Friedlin complete genome, chromosome 9 includes:
- a CDS encoding histone H2B is translated as MASSHSASRKASNPHKSHRKPKRSWNVYVGRSLKAINAQMSMSHRTMKIVNSYVNDVMERICTEAASIVRANKKRTLGAREVQTAVRIVLPAELAKHAMAEGTKAVSSASR